The sequence below is a genomic window from Pseudomonadota bacterium.
GTGGCGCCCCCGGCCGGCCGACGACTTCACGGCGGCGATCGCCGGCGCCAAGGTCGTGTCCGTGCTCGATCGGCACTTCTCGCCGGGCGGCGCGGGCGGGCCGGTGGCGCAGGAGGTGAAGTGGATACTGTACGGCCAGCCCAAGGCGCCGCAGATCGTCGAGACCGTCGTCGGGTTGGGCGGCCGCGACGTCACGTTCACGGACTTCGAGAAGATCTACGGGACGTGTAAGGCGGTGCTCGGCGGTGCGAAGGTGCCACCCTTCGAGCTCATCCAGGTGAGAGGAGGGCACTATGGAAAAATTTAACGTCTACGCCTCCCGGCTGCTGCCCAAGGAGGACTTCCTTTGCACGGGGCACCGGGCGTGCCAGGGCTGCGCCGAGGTGCTCGCGATGCGGCTCGTCCACAAGGCGCTCGGCCGCAACACGATCGTCGCGTCCGCGACGGGGTGCATGGAGATCATCTCCTCCCCGTACCCCGAGAGCGCGTGGAAGGTCCCGTGGATCCACGTCGCGTTCGAGAACTCCGCGTCGGTCGCCTCCGGGATCGAGTCCGCCTACAAGGTGCTCGTGCGCAAGGGGCGCCTGCCCGCGCGCAAGATCACCTTCGTCGCGTACGGCGGCGACGGCGCGACCGCGGACATCGGCCTGCAGTGGCTGTCGGGCGCGATGGAGCGCGGCCACCGGATGATCTACGTCTGCTACGACAACGAGGCGTACATGAACACCGGCATCCAGCGCTCGAGCGCGACGCCGTTCGGCGCGTCGACGACGACGAGCCCGGCGGGCGCGGCGAGCATGGGCCAGCACACGTGGAAGAAGAACGTGCCGGAGATCATGGCGGCCCACAACATCCCGTACGTCGCGACGATCAACCCGAGCTACCCGTTCGACCTGTTCACCAAGGTGCGCAAGGCCGCCGCGGCGAACGGGCCGGCGTACCTCCACGCCTACTCCTGCTGCCCGACCGGCTGGCGCATGCGGCCCGAGCTCGCCATCCAGGCAGGAAGGCTCGCCGTGGAGACCGGGGTGTTCCCGCTCTACGAGGTCGTCGACGGGAAGTACGACATCACGGTGCCGACGAAGGAGCTCCGCCCCATTCGCGACTACCTCAAGCCGCAGGGCCGGTTCCGTCACATGACCGACGACTTGATCGCCGCGGCCGAGGCGCGGATCCACAAGGAGTACCGGCACCTCGAGGCCAAGGTCCGCATGACGCGCGAGGAGGGCTTCTGATGGAGCTGAAGCAAGTGGATGCCATCGTGGAGAGGTACGGGTCGGAGGCGTCGTCGCTGCTGGCGATCATGCAGGACGTGCAGGACGAGGCGCACTACCTGCCGCGGGAGGTGGTGGAGCACGTGGCGAAGCGGTTGTCGGTGCCCGTGGCGCGGATCTACGGGATGGCGACGTTCTTCGGGTCGTTCCACCTCGAGCCGCGCGGGAAGCACATCTGCACGGTGTGCATGGGGACGGCGTGCCACGTGCGGGGGGCGGCGCGGCTGGTGGAGCAGCTGGAGCGGGACCTGAAGGTGAAGTCCGGCGGGACGACGGCGGACATGCTGTTCACGACGGAGGAGGTGAACTGCGTCGGGGCGTGCGCGCTGGGGCCGCTCGTGATCCTGGACGGCGAGTACCACGGCGCGATGACGTCGGGGCAGCTGACGAAGATCGTCGAGAAGCTCGTGAAAGACGAGGGAGGCAAGTGATGGGGAAGATCGGCAGCCCTAAGGAGCTCCAATCCTACCGCGAGGGGCTCGCGAAGAAGCGGAGCGACTCGAAGAAGGTGGTCGCGGTGTGCTGCGGGACGGGGTGCAACGCGTCGGGGGCGCGGAAGGTGGCGGCGGCGTTCGCGGAGGAGCTCGAGAAGCAGGGGCTGGGCGAGCAGGTGGAGCTGCGGCCGACGGGGTGCCACGGGTTCTGCGAGCGGGGGACGCTGGTGCTGATGCACCCGGAGGAGACGCTGTACCAGCGGGTGAAGCCGGAGGACGTCGCGGAGATCGTGTCGAAGACGGTGGCGAAGGGGGAGGTGCTGGAGAAGCACGTGTACGACGACCCGGTGACCGGGGAGAAGCACGTCAAGGAGCACGAGATCCCGTTCTACAAGCACCAGAACCGGCTGATCCTGGGGAAGAACGGGGCGATCGACCCGACGAAGATAGACGACTACGTCGCGCTGGGCGGGTACGGGGCGCTTTCGAAGGCGCTTTCGATGGGCCCGGAGCGGGTGCTGGACGAGGTGAAGCGGGCGAACGTGCGCGGGCGCGGGGGCGGGGGCTTCCCGGCGGGGCGGAAGTGGGAGACGTGCCGGAACGCGCCGGCGGACAAGCGGTACGTGATCTGCAACGCGGACGAGGGGGATCCGGGGGCGTTCATGGACCGGTCGGTGCTGGAGGGGAACCCGCACGCGGTGATCGAGGGGATGATCATCGGGGCGTACACGGTGGGCTCCGACGAGGGGTACGTGTACGTGCGGCACGAGTACCCGCTGGCGGTGGAGCGGCTGACGATCGCGCTCGAGCAGGCGCGAGAGAAGGGTTTCCTGGGGAAGGACATCCTGGGGACGGGGTTCTCGTTCGACATCAAGATCAACCGCGGGGGCGGGGCGTTCGTGTGCGGGGAGTCGACGGCGCTGATGACGTCGATCGAGGGGAAGGTGGGGGAGCCGCGGGCGAAGCACATCCACACGGTGGTGGCGGGGCTGTGGGGGAAGCCGACGAACCTGAACAACGTGGAGACGTGGGCGAACATCCCTTTGGTGATCGAGAAGGGTGCGGACTGGTACACGAGCATCGGGACGAAGGGGTCGCCGGGGACGAAGATCTTCTCGCTGGTGGGGAAGGTGAACAACACGGGGCTGGTGGAGGCGCCGATGGGGATGACGCTGCGGCAGATCATCTTCGACATCGGCGGGGGGATCCCGAAGGGCGGGGCGTTCAAGGCGGTGCAGACGGGCGGGCCGTCCGGGGGGTGCCTGCCGGCGGAGAAGCTGGACATCCCGGTGGACTTCGACACGCTGGTGGAGCAGGGCTCGATGATGGGGTCGGGCGGCATGATCGTGATGGACGACAGGACGTGCATGGTCGACGTCGCGAAGTACTTCCTGGGGTTCCTGAAGTTCGAGTCGTGCGGGAAGTGCACGACGTGCCGGGAGGGGACGCGGCGGCTGCACGAGCTGGTGACGGAGATCGCGGAGGGGCGGGGGACGCCGGAGACGATCGCGCTCATCGAGGAGCTGGCGGAGACGGTGAAGGAGGGGTCGCTGTGCGCGCTGGGGACGACGGCGGTGAACCCGGTGCGGTCGACGCTGCAGTTCTTCCGGGACGAGTACCTGGCGCACGTGAACGAGAAGCGGTGCCCGGCGGGGGTGTGCAAGGCGCTGATCACGTACGAGATCACGGACGCGTGCACGGGGTGCATGGTGTGCAAGAAGCGGTGCCCGGAGGGCGTGATCTCGGGCGACAAGAAACAGAAGCACGTGATCGACGCGAAGAAGTGCATCAAGTGCGGCATCTGCAGGGACGTCTGCAAGTTCGACGCCGTGCGGGTCTACTGAGCGGAGGCTGCGATGACAGTGAAGTTCAAGATCGACGGCGTGAGCGTGGAGGCGGCCGAGGGCGCGAGCGTCCTCGACGTGGCGCGGCGCTACGGGTTCGAGATCCCGTCGCTGTGCCACCACGAGGCGGTGACGCCGTACGGGGCGTGCCGGCTGTGCCTCGTGGAGATCGCGAAGGGCGGGCGGAAGAAGCTGACGACGTGCTGCAACTACGAGGTGCTCGAGGGGATCTCGGTGGTGACGGACACGCCGGAGATCCGGAGGCACCGCGCGATGGTGCTCGAGCTGATCCTCGCCGAGGCGCCCGACGCCGAGCCGGTGCGCAGGCTCGCGGCCGAGTACGGCGTCAGGACGACGCGCTTCCCCGCGAAGCCGAAGGGCGAGGCGGGCGAGAAGCGCGACTGCATCCTCTGCGGGCTCTGCGTCCGCGTCTGCTCCGAGATCGTCGAGGCGAACGCGCTGACGTTCAACGGCCGCGGCGAGAAGCGCGGGGTCGGGACGCCGTACCACGAGGCGTCCGACCAGTGCATCGGATGCGCGAGCTGCGCGTCGGTCTGCCCGACGGGCTGCATCGAGGTCAAGGACACGGCGGACGCGCGGGAGATCTGGGGGAGGAAGTTCGGCGTGGTGCGGTGCGAGAGCTGCGGCGCCCCCTTCATGACCGAGGCCCACAGGGATCGCGCCGTGGCCGACGGCCCCCTGCCGGCCGAGTACTTCAAGACGTGCCCGGCCTGCAAACGCAAGGCGCTGTCCGGCCGCTTCGCGGCGGTGGGCGCATAGGACGGGGAGGGGAGCAACATGGACAACCTATACGTCATCATCCCCCGCAACTGCACCGGGTGCCGGACGTGCGAGCTCGCGTGCGCCATGGTCAAGGGCCGGAACGGCGCGCTCGGCCAGTCGCGGATCCGAATCTTCCCGATAGGCGAGGCCTCCTACGTGCAGATGAACTGCCTCCAGTGCGCCGAGGCGGCCTGCGCCAAGGTCTGCCCGACCCAGGCGCTCGTGCGCAACGAGGTGACTCGGGCCGTGGAGCTCGACGCCGGGCGGTGCATCGGCTGCGCGCTCTGCGAGGCCGCGTGCCCGTTCGGACACATCCAATTCGATCGCGCTTCGGGAAAGCCGCTGAAGTGCGATCTGTGCGGCGGTGCGCCCGCGTGCGCCAAGTTCTGCCCGCATCGGGCATTGGAGATGAGGTGATGGGAGACAACCCCCTGCTGAAGAAGATCACGGCGAGCCTCGCCGTCAAGGAAGGGCGGTGTCCGAACGGGCATTCGCTCATGACCGAGACGATCCGTTTCGACGGGCAGAAGGCGGTCATGGCCGTGGTCCGCGTCCGCGGGCGCACGGGCGAGATCTGCCTCAACCCGTTCTACGGGCGGTTCGAGTACAAGTGCGATCTCGACCTGAAGGAGGGCGACGTGGTGGAGCTGTCGTGCCCCGAGTGCGAGGCCTCGCTCACCATCGAGACGATCTGTCGCCTGTGCAACATCCCGATGTTCGCCGTGCACCTGCCGGACGGCGGCCAGGTCGAGGCGTGCCCCAAGGTGGGCTGCCACAACCACTCGCTCAAGATCATCGACCTCGACGCCCAGCTCGAGCGCATGTACGTGGGCGAGACGAAGTTCCAGATGTAGGAGTGCCGCTTCGGCCTGCGACGCGGGCAGCCTCGCTCCAAGCTTTCGCGAGGCAAACCCGCTGCGCGGCCGGCGGCTGCAGGAACTTCTGATGGATATTCTGAAATGGTTTTTTCCGTCAAAGACAAGATCGAACTCTCGGCCGACAAGGCGCTCTGCACCCGCTGCGGCGCGTGCGAGGCCGTGTGCCCGTCGCGGGTGTTCCGCTGGAGCGAAGGCGCGATCGAGATCGTCGCCGCAGGCCGGTGCATCGGCTGCGGGCACTGCGTCGCCGCGTGCCCGAACGCGGCGTTCCGCCACTCGGAGCTGCCGCCCGAGCAGTTCGCGCCGCTCTCGGCCGAGCCCGCGCCGCCGGCCGAGTCGATTGACCGATGGTTGCGCGAGCGGCGGACCGTGCGGCGGTTCGCGCCGGAGCCGCTCGCGACAGAGGAGATCGAGGGGCTGCTGGACGCCGCGCGCTACGCCCCGACGTCGACGAACTCGCAGAACGTGCGCTTCATCGTCTTCTCCGGCGCCGCCAAGGTCCGGACGCTCGCCGCGTGGACCGCGGAGTACTACCTCAAGCTCCAGCGGCAGCTCGAGAACCCGTTCGTGCGGCTCGGCATCCAGGTGGCGGTCGGCCGCAAGCTCGTCGGCGCCTACCGCGCGCGCATGCCGGCCATCGCGGAGATGTTCCGGGCGACCCTCGCGGGCGAGGACCGGCTGTTCTACGACGCGCCGGCCGTGGCGATCGCGTTCGCGTCCGGCATGCCGCACCTCTCGGCGGCGAGCTGCGGGCTCGCGGCGATGCAGATCCTGCTCGCGGCCGAGTCGCGGGGGCTCGGGGCGTGTTTCAACGGGTACGCGCTCACCGCGCTCATCCGCGACAAGGAGACGCGGCAGAAGGTCGGCATCTCCCCGGAGTACACCCCCGGCGCCGTGCTCGTGATCGGCCGCCCGGCCGGCCGCTTCTACCGCATCCCGCCGCGTCAGGCTCGGAGGGTGCTCTGGTTCTGAGGCGACAGAGCGCATCGAGGAGCGGGGGCCGCGTCCTCCGAGAGGCGAGGCCCAGGTTCACAGACTGGAGCCTGCTCACGCTCGCCGGCTTTCTCGTGCTCGCTTCCATGTCGAAGGGTATTACGGATGGGATACCGACCAACTCCCATCCCATGATCTCGATCCGAGAGGACGAGTACTCGTCGATGTACGTCTTCCTCTCCGCCAACTTCGCGTGGTTGGCCCTCCTCGGCGCCTCGATCATCCTGGTGATCGCCGAGATGGCGCGCCGCGACCGGACGTGGCTCGCCGCGGCCTTCGCCACGCTTTTGCAGGCGGTCTTCCTGTTCCCGATCCTCGCAGGAGACAACGAGGTGCTCGCCGAGTGGAGATGGTTCCTCGTCGCCGGCTCCGTCGTCGTTCCGTTCGCCTTCTTCGCTGCGTTCCTTGGGCCTTTGCGGCGCAAGATCGAGTCGCTGAGGATCAATCATCCCTTTAGCATCCCGGCGATCTCCGCGGCGGCGCTCGCCTGCCTCGGCGCCGCTGCCGTGATGCTCTTTCACAGGCTCATCCACTCCGAATGGATCTCCCTCTATCCTTTCGCCGCCATCAACGCGCTGCTGTGGGTGCAACTGATCCTTTTTCTGCTGGCGAAGAGCGTGCTGCTCCTGGGGGGAGGCGTATCCCTAAAGATCGAGCTCTTCGTCATCTCGCCGCTGGGGGTGCTGCTCCTGCTGGCCGCCATGGCCGGAGGGATCGGGATCGTCGATGGCGCTCGGACCGCGCGCATCCGGGGCCTCCTCAACTGGCATTGCCCGCAGCTGTCGATGCTCTGCGATCTGGAGAGGTCCGCCGGGAAGGAGTGGACGAAGGTACGGCGCCGACTCTCCCCCGAGGACCACGCGATAGGCTTCGTCGATCCGAACGGGCTGCCCGCGAGCATGGCTCCCACGAAGCGGCACAACGTCATCTGGTTGGTCGCCGACGCGATGCGCCGGGACTACGTCGGATGCCTCGGAGCCGAGCGCGCCTCGACGCCGAACATCGACGAGCTGGCCCGAAGCTCCACCGTCTACGAGAACGCGTTCAGCCCCGCTCCGGGAACCGGCGATTCGATGCCGAGCATTTTGACGGGGTTGATGCCCAACACCCTCGCCCACGCCGCCAAGGTGCCGGTCTTCCTTCCCCGATTGCTCGGGAGACACGGTTACCGGAGCACCACCAACATGCGGGCCAAGAACGCGCAGTTCTTCTCCTATCCCGTGTTGGAGGGCGTCTCCATGCGCTCGCTCGGCATGCGCGAGATCTACAAGAAGATGAGGCCCTGGACGAAGGTGGACGAGCTGAGCGTCGATCGGCTGATCGAAAGGATGCGAAAGGCGAAGCAGCCGGTATTCGAGTACGTACACCTCCTCGCGACCCACGGCCCGTTCCGCGGCGGCGCCGCGAGCCCGAAGTGCAGGACCGCGGTGCGAAGCGTCGATCTCCAGCTCGGACGGCTCGTCGCCTTTCTGAAGGACGCGGGATTGTGGGACAGCACGGTCCTCTTCTTTTTCTCGGACCATGGCGAGGCGCTGGGCGAGCACGGGATGTGGGCGCACGCCCAGGCGCTGTACGGGGAGCAGACCGCGGTTCCGCTCATCGCGCATGTCCCGGGCGAGAGCCCGAGGAGGGTGGCGGGCCCGATCACCCTGACGGCGCTTCCGAGCCTGACGATGCAGGCGCTCGGGGCGCGTACGATCTTCGGGAAGCACGAGTGCGACAGGCTGGTTCCGGGTCTGAACGTCGAGTGGGCGGTCCAGGAGCGCCAGATCGACGGAGACATCACGTGGAGGAGCATCCGATATCCTCCGTACGTGTACCACGACAAGATCGCGGACGGTTCAGAGGAGCTGTACCAGACGGAAAACGATCCCGGGGAGATCGTTGATGTCTCCGACCGTCTTCCCGGCGAGTTGGACGAGCTCCGAGCGTTGGCAAAGAAGATCGTCGACTGGGAGATCGCGATATCGAAGAGCCTGGACTGACAATGGGCGAACGAGAAGGTTCAACGCGAGATACCTAAACGACGTACAACATGAACAAAGACATCATAACATAGCGGAAACAATTGTTGTTCAGGTATGGCAAGCCAAATCTATTGAATGTAATTGACAATGAGAAAAGCACCCCATTTGTTCAGTTGGCAGCGTCGTGGCGCCCGGTTTCGTATCCGCTGCGATACCCCGCGAGGGCTCCGAGATCAGCTTCGAGGCGGGGCGAACCGCTCGATGATCGCCGCTGCGGAGCGCAGCCCGTCGAGCGCGGCGCTCATGATCCCTCCGGCGTAGCCCGCCCCTTCGCCGACCGGAAACAGGCCGGGCAGCGAGCCGCTCTCCCGCGTCCGCGGGTCACGGGCGATGCGGACGGGCGAGGAGGCGCGGGATTCCGGCGCCAGGAGCACGGCGTCCGGGTGCACGTATCCGGGCATCGAGCGCTCGAAGAGGGGCATCGCGCGCCGCAACGGCTCGACCACCAACCCCGGCAGCACGGTGTCGAGGAGGGCCGGGGTCGCGCCGAGGCTGTAGCTCGTCGCCGGGAGGGGGCCGGGCCGCTTCGCGTCGCCCCGCGCGAACGAGGCGAGCCGCTGTCCCGGGGCCGAGTAGTCGGAGCCCCCGGCAGCGAAGCAACGCGCCTCGACCCCGCGGACGAAGGCGAGGCAGCTCTCGAGATCGCGGCCGCCGTAGAGCTCGGGGCGGAGCGTGACGACGAGCCCGCTCGACGCAAAGGGCGAGCCGCGTGCGTTCTCGGACATGCCGTTGAGGCACAGGTGGTCGGGCTCGTTGATCGTCGGCATCGTCTCGCCGCCCGGGCACATGCAGAACGAGAACACGGGGATTCCGTCCGGGCGCGCGGCGAGCTTGTACTCGGCGGCACCGAGCGCGGGATGGCCGGCCGCGGTCCCGAGTTGTCGCGCGTCGACCCAGGCCTGCGGGTGCTCGGCGCGGACCCCGAGCTGGAACGGCTTCGGCTCGAGGCGGACGCCGCACTTCGCGAGCGCGGCCCACGTGTCCCGCGCCGAGTGGCCGATCGCGAGCACGGCGACCTCGGCGTCGATGCGCCCCTCCTTCGTCAGGAGACCGGCCAGGCGTCCGTCGGAAACGGCGAAACCGTCCGCCCGCAGCCGCGTCCGCACCGCGCCGCCGGCGGCGACGATGCGTGCCACGAGGCGCGACACGACGCCGGGCAGCAGATCCGTCCCGACGTGCGGCCTCGCGTCCGTGAGGATCTCCTGCGGCGCGCCGCACTCCGCGAGGACGCCGAGGATCTCGCGGATCCAGGCGTGGCCGGTCGAGGTGGTCAGCTTGCCGTCCGAGAACGCGCCGGCGCCGCCCAGGCCGAAGAGGGCGTTGCACTCCGGATCCGGCCGCCGCGACTCCCCGAAAGCGCGCAGCGCCGTCCTCCTTTCGGAGACGTCGCCGCCCCTATCGATGAGGAGCGGGCGAAACCCGTGCTCCGCGAGCAGGAGCGCCGCGAAGAGCCCGGACGGACCGGCGCCGACGACGACCGGCGGGGCGCCCAGCGCGGCGGTGCCCGGGCGGACGGAGAGGGGGACGCGCTGAGGGGGCGCGGCGGCGTCCTCGATCTTCGGGTTCGAGTCGCCCTCCAGATCGACATCCACCGCGAACACGAGCTTCACGTCCCTCTGACGCGCGTCGACGGATCTCCGGGCGATCCGGAGGCCCCTCAGCCGCCGCGCCGAAGCGCCCAGGCGCGCGCGCACCGCCCGCTCGACGGCGGAGGGGAGCTCTGCGTCGTGGGGCACCGTGACGCCGTGGAGACGCAGGATCATGAAGGGGGGCCTACTGGACCGCGGCCGGGACGATGATCACGACGGTCTGGGTGTCGAGCACGGCGTCGGTCGTGTCGTCGACGATGTCGATGTACGCCTGAAAGAGCTGCGGCGTCGGCGTCTCCGGCACGGTGGTGTTCTGGGCGAAGACGGTGAAGAACAGCTTCGCACCCTCGACCGTGGTGAGGCTCGTGCCCGTGGAGAAACCGTAGAAGCCGTTGTTGTACGTCGCGCCGAGGAACGACCCCGGCGTGGGGTACGGCCAGCAGCTGTACTCCGGCTCCGCGGGCGGCCGGAACGTGTCGTCGGGAGAGTTCGCGACCACCCTGTTGAGGAACAGCGAGGTGTCCGGGGTGGCGCCGTCGCCGTCGTCCCGCGTCTGGTTGTAGACGTCGAACTTGGCGTACTTGACGAGCGCGGAGATCCCGTCCGTCACGGCGTCGGTGAGCCCGGTGCCGTCCATGCCGATGGTGTAGCGGAGGACGCAGTCCGAGCCGGAGGCGATGGTGCCGCTGCAGCAGGTGTTCACGCCGCAGCGCCACGTGGAAGCGCCCGTCTTGAACGCGCAGACCGGCACGACCGCGTCCGTCTGCTGGGAGATCTCCTGCGTCTGCGCTGTGATCGCCGTGTTGATCGCCGTGTCGTAGCCGGTGCCGTACCAGCTCTGGGCGGTGACGACGCGCGCGCCGACCGCTTGCAGCGCGCCGATCGCCGTGTACCGCGCGTGGTCGTTGTAGGCGACCGGGTAGTCCGCGGTCCAGCCGCCGTACGGCCCGACGGTGGTCGGGCAGGTCGCGTCGTGCGAGAGCGCGTCCGTGACGTGGAAGGCGATCGGGAGGGAGCCGGGCCTGAACTGCGCCCCGCCGATGCGGCCGGCGGTCGTGAACGGTCCGAACGTCCCGCCCGTGCCGGAGACGCCGCTCCCGTTGGCGACCTGGTAGAGCGACTCGTAGCCGGCCTCCGGGAAGTCGTAGCCGTCGCCGAGCGCGAGGCTGTTCACCGCGGTCGTCGCGACCGACGTGCTCGTCGTGATGCCGGAGAGCAGCGTGAACGGCGCGTCGCCCGTCCACCCGTAGGGCGACACCGGGAAGTCCTCCCACGAGGCCACGCCGAACCCGGCGTCGCTCACGCGGGCCGCGGTCGTCGAGATGATCGTCGCGAGCCCGGCCTTGAGGTTGGCGATCTCCTCGCCCATGGACCCCGTCGTGTCGACGTTGAAGAAGATGTCCGCCTGCTTGACGGTCGGCACGAACCTGAGGATGTCGCTCTGCTCCGGGTCCTCGTAAGGAAGGATGAAATAGAAATCCACGCCCACGTCGTCGAGCCCGCTCGACGCGAGGCAGGGATCCGAGCCGAGCATCGACTCGGCGAGATCCATGTACCCGTCCTCATCCGTGTCCTGGTAGAGGCGCGCGTAGCGGCCGAGCGAGGCGCAGTAGACCTCGAGCGCGTCGGGCAGGCCGTCCCAGTCGGAATCGAGGTCCACGTAGTCGGGCCGGCCGTCGATGTCGGTGTCGACCGGGAGCGTGTCGAGCGCCGAGTCGCCGGCCTCGTCGGCGTCGGAGATGCCGTCGCCGTCGCTGTCGGTGTCGAGCGCGTTGATGTCGTCGTCGTCGTCTTCGTCCCAGTAGCCGTCGGTGCCGTCGAGGATTGAATCGTCGTCGGAGTCCGGGTCCGTCGGATCCGTGCCGAAGTACCACTCGGTCTCGTCGTAGGCGCCGTCCGCGTCCGAGTCGAGATCGAGGTAGTCCGGCAGCGAATCGCCATCGGAGTTCGCGGGCACGTCCGGCGTGGCGCCGGCCTCCGTCTCGTCGGGGATCGTGTCGTCGTCGGAGTCCGTGTCCATGAAGTCCGGGTCGCCGTCGTCGTCGCTGTCGACCGGGTGGGTCGAGGGGTCGTCGTCGCCCGCCTCGACCGCGTCCGGGATGCCGTCGTCGTCGGAGTCCGTGTCGAGGTGGTCCGGCGTGCCGTCCTCGTCCGTGTCGATGTCGCCGGCCGATCCCTCGTCGATGTCGGTGATCGTGTCGCCGTCACTGTCCAGGAGATCGGTGTCGACGTCGGAATCCGTGTCCGTGTCGGTGTCCGAATCGGTGTCGGTGTCCGAATCGGTGTCGGTGTCGGAATCGGTGTCCGTGTCGGCGTCGGTGTCCGTGTCGGCGTCCGTGTCCGTGTCGGCGTCCGTGTCGGTGTCCGTATCGGTGTCGGAGTCCGAGTCGGAATCCGAGTCGGAATCGGTGTCGGAATCGGAATCCGTATCGATGTCGGAATCCGAATCCGAATCGGAATCGACGTCGGTGTCCATGTCCGAATCGCTGTCCGTGTCCGAATCGGAATCGGAGTCCGAGTCGACAGTGCCCACGCCCCCGTTGCCCGAGTCGCTGCAGGACGCGAGGGCGATCACCGCTGCGCAGCATACGCCGAGGACCAGACCACGTCCGGCGATCTCGAAAAGCGTCATCATGACCTCCTTGGATAATCGTAAACAGTCTACAGGCCGCGCGGGCGGCGCGCAACGCCCGGCGCTTCCCGGCGCTTCCCCTGTGCGCTTCCCCTGTTGACCGGAAAGGCGTCCGTGTGACAGCGTCGTCGGGAGCGAACCGCACCCACTGGAGGGATGACGATGCGTACGGAGACGTTGGCCGCGGCGCTGATCGCGGCGCTTGTGCTCTCGGCAGCAGGGAACGCCTCGGCCGAGGAGGGGATGTTCACCAT
It includes:
- a CDS encoding NAD(P)-binding protein → MILRLHGVTVPHDAELPSAVERAVRARLGASARRLRGLRIARRSVDARQRDVKLVFAVDVDLEGDSNPKIEDAAAPPQRVPLSVRPGTAALGAPPVVVGAGPSGLFAALLLAEHGFRPLLIDRGGDVSERRTALRAFGESRRPDPECNALFGLGGAGAFSDGKLTTSTGHAWIREILGVLAECGAPQEILTDARPHVGTDLLPGVVSRLVARIVAAGGAVRTRLRADGFAVSDGRLAGLLTKEGRIDAEVAVLAIGHSARDTWAALAKCGVRLEPKPFQLGVRAEHPQAWVDARQLGTAAGHPALGAAEYKLAARPDGIPVFSFCMCPGGETMPTINEPDHLCLNGMSENARGSPFASSGLVVTLRPELYGGRDLESCLAFVRGVEARCFAAGGSDYSAPGQRLASFARGDAKRPGPLPATSYSLGATPALLDTVLPGLVVEPLRRAMPLFERSMPGYVHPDAVLLAPESRASSPVRIARDPRTRESGSLPGLFPVGEGAGYAGGIMSAALDGLRSAAAIIERFAPPRS